A window of Daucus carota subsp. sativus chromosome 2, DH1 v3.0, whole genome shotgun sequence genomic DNA:
TAGCCTTGAACTGTCTCCATATTGCCCCTACAGACTTCAGCACTAAAGATCGACTTTCTGGTGCCACTTTAAAGGCTGCCTGCAATAGATATGCAACTACtataaaattcaaaagaaataaagATGAGATAAAGAAGGTAATATTTAGCGGTAGATATAATTTACCTGAACATCATTCCATAACCTCTCTTTCATTTCTGCATCTACTTTTGGCCAGCTAGGGATGTCAATTGGCACCATAGTCCTACCCAGCATACCTATGTAGGACTGCAAGGTGTGCCTAGTTTCTCCAACTGGATCCCCACGCTcattgtatctaattttaattttttttcccttgGGCCTTTTTAACAACAACTTTGTGCATAGCAGATATGCTACGCTTACCTCCGGACGTCCTTAATTTTGCTGTTTCAGTACTAGTAACCGTCCCCTCTGGAACCTCTGCACTTTTAGGCTCTGTACCTTGAGAGTCTGCATCTTTCAACACTTTATCTTGATGGTCTGAAGCTTCAAATTCTGGCACCTCATTTGCACCTAACAATTGCTTCTCCACTTCACCATTGTTTTTATCCTTTTTAGACGCtttaacaactttttgcttcttCATTGTCATTCTTGAATCTGTAATATACACATTAGCACATGTATACAATTATAAGTTGCAATTACAATTACAATTAGGATTACAATGAAGAAGCAAATTCAAATTACAATTAAATGAAGAAGCTACAATATTAACTAGGAATACAGATTAAAACAAATCACAAAATGggaaaaacaaaattcaaattacaaTTACAATGAAGAAGCATCCAGATTAAAACAAATCACAAAATGGGAATGCAAATTAgttctaaattaatatatatcatcattttttaatccaaatcCCCTCAACATTTTGCCTTTTATTGCTAACACTAGGCTCGGCAGGTTCTTCGTCATGATCGCACATAGGAATATCTATGCAGAATGGAGGATTTTCAAGAGTCGTGTCTCCCAAATCATCATCATTGTACAACTCTTGATAGTCTGCCTTTGTAGAGTTCAATGCAACAGACCACCTAGCATCGACAGGGTCTTCAATATAGAAGACTTGTTTCACGTGGTCAACAGACACATACTTGTCGTTCTTGTGACCAAGCCGACTGAAATCTACAAGAGTGAAGCCTAAATCATCAACTTTGATACCTCTCTCACTATCTGCCCATTTACATAAGAAAAGTGGAGCTTTAAAAGCATAGTAATCTAATTCCCAAATCTCTTCGATTATCCCGTAGAATGTCATATCACACGCCACGGGATTCATGTCCTTAGCACTGGACACTTGTACTGTACTGGCAACTAAAGAAACCCCGCTATTCTGAACAACTCTTGCATCATCACGGTCCTTTGTGAAGTATCGTACCCCATCAATCAAATAACCATCATAGCTTAAAACCGAAAACGATGGTTTGCCTGCCAACCATCTAATTGTTTCGGaaatattttcaggattctctacCATTTCAGTACTAACCTGCGCGCATATTTTAAAACCAATCAATAACTAGACACGTATATCTAACGATGCAGCAAAATAAGTAAAAGGGAAACTAACCCTTTTCTGAAACCAATTAGCAAATAAACGGTTGTGCTCTCCAATTAGCCATTGAACACCCTTTTTTTTGCCTTGGTATTGCTGTTCTAGTAACTCCTTATGCTTCCTGAGATAATGCATATGTTATGTAATCGAAAAAATTGTTTATCAAGACTTGAATTGACAACAGAAAAAAGATAAGCTTACATGATATAAGGATACACTTCAGAGTTGTTCTGCAGGACATGTAAATGTGCCTCGTCTCTTTCTTTCTCATCCACAGACTTTACCATTACACCCGATAATGGCCCAGAAAGTTTGCCCTTGTCCTTTGGAAGACCAGCAGTCATGAAGCTTTGCCTAACAAATTCTGAGCAAAACTCAACCGACTCTTCTCCTAGGTAGCTTTCTGCTATACACCCCTCTGGATAGTAACGGTTCCGAACATAACTCTTCAACACTTTGTTGAACCTTTCAAACGGGAACATCCATCTATAGAATACAGGTCCACATAAGCGTAATTCTCTAACCAAGTGGACCGTTAAGTGTATCATTACATCAAAAAATGAAGGCGGGAAGATTTTTTCTAACTCACACAAAGTCAACACCAAATCTGACTGTAGCTTATCGAGTTTGGATATATCAACAACTTTATTACATAAACTGTTGAAGAAGAAACAAAGTCTGATTATGCTGACTCGAACATTTTTTGGAAGAATCGAACGAATTGAAATCGGGAGAAGCTGCTGGAGAAGGGTGTGACAATCATGGGATTTCAACCCATAAATCTTTAAATCAGACATGGAAACACAATTTTTTATGTTCGATGAATGGCCATAAGGAAGTTTCATATGCGATAATGACCCTAACATCGTTCTTTTTTCTGCTCTTGACAAAGTATTAGGGGCAGGGGGGAGGTAGGTTCGCTTTTCTCCTACTTCTGGAGCCAGGTCAGGCCTCACACCCATTTCAATCATATCACGACGAGATTCCACGCTATCTTTACTCTTGAATGGAAGATTCAACAATCTCCCGATTAAATTATCACACACATTTTTTTCAATGTGCATAACATCGAGACAATGACGTACGTGATGAAATTTCCAATACTCCAACTCGAAGaaaattgacttcttcttccatGGACAATCCACTTTTTTTGCTTTTTTCACCTCCTTCCCAAATGTAAATTCAATCTGCTCCTGCAGCCTTAGCACTTCTTCACCAGATTGGGGTTGACGTGCGCATCCAAAGTCTTGTTCTCCATTAAAAGCTGCCTTACTCCTCCTATAGGGATGATGCGGTGCCAAATATCTTCGATGTCCTTGGTAACATAGTTTTCTgctatattttaaatgtttagcTACTGTGTCATCTCCACAAATTGGACACACCATATAACCTTTATTCACACAGCCTGATAAATTCCCATACGCTGGAAAGTCGTTTATGGTCCACATTAAAATAGCTCTTAATGTGAAATAAGACTTTGTATACGCATCGTATACATTCCGTTCACCTTCTTCCCAAAGCTTTTTCAGATCGTCAATCATTGGTTGCAAATACACGTCAATGTTATTACCCGGTTCATGTGGTCCTGAAACTAGTATAGTTAGCATcataaacttcctcttcatGCATAACCATGGAGGAAGGTTATAAGTTACCAAAACTACTGGCCAGCAAGTGTACCTATTGGTAAGGCCATTGTTGTGCGGGTTTATTCCATCAGCAGCTAATGCTAAGCGAATGTTTCTCGACTCACTACCAAATTCAGGCCACCTATAGTCAATATTCCTCCAAGAAGGAGAGTCGGCTGGATGACGCATTTGGCCATCTTGAATTCGCTTGTTCGAATGCCAACTCATAAGTTCAGCTGTGGCAGGAGATTTAAACATCCGTTTAAATCGAGGAATTATCGGAAAATACCACATTACATTGGCTGGAACATTAATCCTAGGTTTACCGTCCTTTCCAACCTTCCAACGAGACAGATGGCACTTGGGGCACTCCGACGCATCAATATTTAAAGCCCTGTACAGTATACAATCATTTGGACACGCGTGAAACTTAATACACTCAAGTCCTAAATCAGTTAGGGTTTTTTTTGCTTCATACGCATTCTCGGGTAACACATGGTCTTTAGGCAGTAAAGACCCTACAGAAGAAAGAAGATCGGTGAAGGCACTATCGCTTATGCCAAACCTAGATTTCCAATTATGTAATTTCAACATCGACTCTAATTTGCTGTTGTCGCTACCCTCGTATAACGGTTGTTCTGCATCAGCGACAAACCTACTAAACTCACCCGaatcatcaatatattcactcCTCTCATACGCTGCTTCACATATGTCAACATTTTCGGATGTAGGAATTTCGACTGAATTACTACCAAAAGAAGACTTTGGTGCTGACTCGCTAGTTGGACACTTTTCTCCGTGCCATATCCAATCAACATACCCCAAACTAAAtcctttttcatataaatgacCTCTAATTATTTTAACAGAATGCTTCTTAAAATTCCCACAACATGCACAGGGGCAAGGGATTTTATTACGATTCTTAGCATTTTCTTCAGCAAATATCAAGAAAGATTCAATCCCCACTTCATATTCTAAAGAATCCCTATCTTTTGAAATCCAAGACTTGTCCATATTTCGTAAATCAACCTACCTGATTGTCATATAACATATTAGAAACAGATTTATTACAAATTTCCTAATTAATAGCctaataatattacaaaacgaTTAAACAATTATAACACCTATATACTTTTACATAAATCACAAGTACAAGATATATATATCACCAAGGTTGAATAACACAATCAAGTGCACAGACTAGTCATAAAAAGGCAACTAACAGAGCTAATTAACACAATCATGTGCACAATCAATATGTTAAAGGAACACAGAGCTATTactatttataagaaaaaacaTACACAACAACACATGCTATACACAGCACAAAATATTACACATTTAAGCGACAACTACTAAACCAAATCTATAAAAAGTTAGGTAATTAGTGAATTACGACTTGTACCAAGCAGAAAACGCAGAGGCCTTCAAGTATGAACTTCAATGGAGCTTGAATCTGTTAAAACAACATTTCAAATGCACTTAATttctttgaaattaaaatatcagtTGAATTACAAGTGAAAGGAGTTTAATCATACCTTGATATTTGCAGCTTAGTATACCTGATTCACGGGCCCTGTCAAAagaatatttatcaaatattaacaatcaacaaaaaataaaaatgcaaaCTACATTTTAAATCAGAGAATACAAGTAGCCATTATCATTTAGACCCACTTACAACAACCCATCAAACACAGAGCAAAAACACTTTCCAAAACAAAGATAAATCAAGCATTAGCCATTATCATACAACTAGTTcatttttttaacacccaaaCTGCAAAACTAACATCATACATATCATATTTATACTGACCCACTTACAAGAATCCGTCAAACACcaacatttttcaaaaattaaaatgtaaacTACATGTTAAAGCAGACAATACCTAACATTGGCAAGAACACAGAGCTATGGGAACACAAACACTAACATGCATTTATATAAAACTACTCACTTACAATAAATCCGCAAGAACACAAATCTCCTTGATTCAATCTGTTAAAATAGCACAGagctattaaaatttgaaagacGAAACAAGCATATAAAGTACGAATCAACTAACACTAGGTTAAATCTTACTAATCTGGGAGAGCACCGACTGATTTATGCTTTCACTGCAGCAACAACACGCATACAAAGTACGAATCGAGCAAAAAAAATTGACCTAGGGTTCGGGTAATTCGGAATCGGGTTTGGGTGGTTGAGAATTGGGTGAGATAAGTTAGGGTTCTAAGATTAGAGGTATATTTGGGGATATGGTAGCAAAGAGATTGTAGATGGTGAGAGAGAGGGAGTGTcgagagtgagagagagggagTGTCGAGAGAGTGGAGAGGGAGTGTCGAGAGGGAGGAGACAGTGTTAAAATTGGGGGGGAATGAAAATATGTTAAAGGCGGGGGAGATGTTTTGTTAAAAGAAGTAGAGATATTAGCAGcgcgtgttttttttttgtttttaaaatttagtttagACAACGGTCATTTTGGTAACCGATGTCGTTAATTCTGTTTAACAtcgtttttaatatttatgatgtaATAAAAGTATTTAACATCGGTGGCTTTTGCAACCGATGTTAAATGAGTGATGTTAAatccactttttctagtagtgtataTAGAGGTGCAGGTAGTGATAGTTTAACAACTCGTGAAAATACAGTTTAGACTTTTTCTGCAATGAACATTTTTCTCTTCTTTACTTTAgcttctttatcttctctactgtacatttcaaaaa
This region includes:
- the LOC108207204 gene encoding uncharacterized protein LOC108207204, whose product is MDKSWISKDRDSLEYEVGIESFLIFAEENAKNRNKIPCPCACCGNFKKHSVKIIRGHLYEKGFSLGYVDWIWHGEKCPTSESAPKSSFGSNSVEIPTSENVDICEAAYERSEYIDDSGEFSRFVADAEQPLYEGSDNSKLESMLKLHNWKSRFGISDSAFTDLLSSVGSLLPKDHVLPENAYEAKKTLTDLGLECIKFHACPNDCILYRALNIDASECPKCHLSRWKVGKDGKPRINVPANVMWYFPIIPRFKRMFKSPATAELMSWHSNKRIQDGQMRHPADSPSWRNIDYRWPEFGSESRNIRLALAADGINPHNNGLTNRYTCWPVVLVTYNLPPWLCMKRKFMMLTILVSGPHEPGNNIDVYLQPMIDDLKKLWEEGERNVYDAYTKSYFTLRAILMWTINDFPAYGNLSGCVNKGYMVCPICGDDTVAKHLKYSRKLCYQGHRRYLAPHHPYRRSKAAFNGEQDFGCARQPQSGEEVLRLQEQIEFTFGKEVKKAKKVDCPWKKKSIFFELEYWKFHHVRHCLDVMHIEKNVCDNLIGRLLNLPFKSKDSVESRRDMIEMGVRPDLAPEVGEKRTYLPPAPNTLSRAEKRTMLGSLSHMKLPYGHSSNIKNCVSMSDLKIYGLKSHDCHTLLQQLLPISIRSILPKNVRVSIIRLCFFFNSLCNKVVDISKLDKLQSDLVLTLCELEKIFPPSFFDVMIHLTVHLVRELRLCGPVFYRWMFPFERFNKVLKSYVRNRYYPEGCIAESYLGEESVEFCSEFVRQSFMTAGLPKDKGKLSGPLSGVMVKSVDEKERDEAHLHVLQNNSEVYPYIMKHKELLEQQYQGKKKGVQWLIGEHNRLFANWFQKRVSTEMVENPENISETIRWLAGKPSFSVLSYDGYLIDGVRYFTKDRDDARVVQNSGVSLVASTVQVSSAKDMNPVACDMTFYGIIEEIWELDYYAFKAPLFLCKWADSERGIKVDDLGFTLVDFSRLGHKNDKYVSVDHVKQVFYIEDPVDARWSVALNSTKADYQELYNDDDLGDTTLENPPFCIDIPMCDHDEEPAEPSVSNKRQNVEGIWIKK